A genomic segment from Fusarium fujikuroi IMI 58289 draft genome, chromosome FFUJ_chr04 encodes:
- a CDS encoding related to muscle-derived protein → MPASQVDAPVANGHDGHAHSPTKKGKGKKGMDNNEASRLLHARISQLEQDAAGDKEQELEIEREVKRANRDLLQQVSKMDNMQKIDHLTKRSSELLADMRRLERENQKNKRRGDTLQKERDASRTELNKTVGLKEKLEKLCRELQRDNNKMKNENKELQTTQKRNNAHWDEKYATLLTKLDGYQEEKDTPKKQVVDMEVDELFRIRFKSFIEQYELRELHFHSLMRTKELEVQYHMARYEREKKNAEGESTKARHLQAQVQAFTKTETELRNQLNVYVDKFKQVEDTLNNSNDLFLSFRKEMEDMSKKGKRLEKENEALKRQKEATAANIIRMAEERQEWKKKTETAEKKTEKLMSIIQQMQQQGRRVPPGMSNTVESGYSDSHGGNEGDESDYSDEEGEEEELSEFDDDTEEEPQGNEQGTPVAYGPERPPQPVPSAATNGH, encoded by the exons ATGCCAGCCAGCCAGGTGGATGCTCCTGTAGCCAACGGGCATGACGGACACGCTCATTCACCTACCAAGAAAGgcaaaggaaagaaaggaatGGATAACAACGAGGCATCGCGTCTGCTCCATGCGCGGATATCCCAGCTGGAGCAGGATGCCGCGGGAGACAAGGAGCAAGAGCTGGAGATCG AACGTGAAGTCAAGAGAGCGAACCGGGATCTCCTGCAGCAGGTATCCAAGATGGACAACATGCAGAAAATCGACCACCTCACCAAGCGGTCTAGTGAACTGTTGGCTGATATGCGACGATTGGAGCGTGAAAATCAGAAGAACAAGCGGCGCGGGGACACCCTacaaaaagagagagatgcAAGCCGTACGGAGCTTAATAAGACTGTcggtctcaaggagaagctggagaagctaTGTCGTGAGCTCCAGCGGGACAACAACAAGATGAAG AATGAGAATAAGGAGCTTCAGACGACACAGAAACGGAACAACGCTCACTGGGACGAAAAGTATGCTACGCTCTTGACAAAACTCGATGGGTAtcaggaagaaaaagatactCCAAAGAAGCAAGTGGTGGATATGGAAGTCGACGAACT TTTCCGAATTCGCTTCAAATCGTTCATCGAGCAATACGAGTTAAGAGAATTGCATTTCCACTCGTTAATGCGCACCAAGGAACTCGAAGTACAGTACCATATGGCGCGATACGaacgagagaagaagaacgcAGAGGGGGAATCGACAAAGGCCCGACATCTACAGGCGCAAGTCCAAGCGTTTACCAAAACAGAAACTGAGCTGAGGAATCAGCTTAATGTTTACGTTGATAAGTTTAAGCAG GTGGAGGACACCTTGAACAACAGTAACGACTTGTTCCTATCATTCCGCAAAGAGATGGAGGATATGtcgaagaagggcaagcGGTTAGAGAAGGAGAACGAAGCCCTCAAGCGACAGAAGGAGGCCACAGCTGCCAACATCATCCGCATGGCCGAAGAGCGCCaggagtggaagaagaagacagaaaccgccgagaagaagacggagaAGCTCATGAGCATCATCCAGCAAATGCAGCAACAAGGGCGTCGCGTGCCACCCGGAATGTCCAACACCGTCGAAAGCGGTTACTCCGATAGTCACGGAGGAAACGAAGGAGACGAAAGCGACTACTCCGAcgaggagggcgaggaggaagaacttAGCGAGTTCGACGACGATACAGAGGAGGAACCACAAGGCAACGAGCAAGGAACGCCAGTGGCCTATGGTCCTGAACGTCCCCCTCAGCCGGTTCCTTCGGCGGCGACAAATGGGCACTAG
- a CDS encoding probable zinc metallo-protease, which produces MDFLQRLARFLDRPLFPWKKLIMGFSVGQYLFESFLTLRQYRVLQKTSPPAVLSKEVSQEVFDKSQAYGRAKAKFEIINGFYSQVQNIAFMHFDVLPKLWSWTGDLLLRWAPARFTGEISHTIVFVLTFAVISQLLRLPSSIYQTFVLEEEFGFNKQTPKLFVTDLIKTQALTFVLAPPFLAGFLKIIQKTGNQFFYYLWLFVIALQVFMITIYPVAILPLFNKLSPLEDGELKTKVEALAASLKFPLHELYVIDGSKRSAHSNAYFFGLPWKKHIVIYDTLIEKSEPDEVVAVLAHELGHWKLGHTTSLFGISQAHTFYIFLLFSVFINNHSLYSSFGFLKQHPIIIGFILFSDALAPMDLVINLLMHIVSRKFEFQADAFAKQLGYPEELARSLLKLQIQNLSTMDADWVYASYHFSHPHLSERLKALGWKGSEGVTEGVTDKSIDNEKEGVVKASGRDEL; this is translated from the exons ATGGATTTTCTTCAG CGCCTCGCGCGCTTCCTCGATCGCCCGCTCTTCCCAtggaagaagctcatcatggGCTTCTCCGTAGGCCAATACCTCTTCGAATCGTTCCTCACTCTCCGTCAATACCGCGTTCTCCAGAAAACTAGTCCCCCCGCCGTTCTCTCCAAGGAAGTCTCCCAGGAAGTGTTCGACAAGTCTCAAGCCTACGGCCGCGCCAAGGCAAAGTTTGAAATCATCAACGGTTTCTACTCTCAGGTTCAGAATATCGCTTTTATGCACTTCGATGTCCTTCCTAAACTGTGGTCCTGGACTggtgatcttcttctcaggtGGGCTCCTGCGCGCTTCACTGGAGAGATCAGCCATActatcgtcttcgtcttgacTTTCGCCGTTATTAGCcagcttcttcgtcttccgtCTTCGATTTACCAGACTTTCGTccttgaggaggagtttggTTTCAACAAGCAGACACCCAAGCTCTTCGTCACcgatctcatcaagacccAAGCCCTCACTTTCGTTCTCGCGCCTCCTTTCCTCGCCGGtttcctcaagatcatccagAAGACTGGTAACCAGTTCTTCTACTACCTGTGGCTCTTCGTCATCGCTCTCCAGGTCTTCATGATCACCATCTACCCCGTTGCTATTCTGCCTCTATTCAACAAGCTGTCTCctcttgaggatggtgagCTTAAGACCAAGGTTGAAGCTCTCGCTGCTAGCCTCAAGTTCCCCCTTCACGAGCTCTATGTCATTGATGGAAGCAAGCGAAGCGCCCACTCCAACGCCTATTTCTTTGGTCTCCCCTGGAAGAAGCACATTGTCATCTACGATACTCTCATTGAGAAGAGCGAGCCTGATGAGGTTGTTGCTGTTCTCGCTCACGAATTGGGTCACTGGAAGCTTGGTCACACAACCAGCCTCTTCGGTATCTCTCAG GCTCACACTTTCtacatcttcctcctcttctcggtcttcatcaacaaccactCTCTGTACTCCTCATTCGGCTTCCTCAAGCAGCACCCCATCATCATTGgtttcatcctcttctctgaTGCTCTTGCTCCTATGGATCTCGTCATCAACCTGCTTATGCACATCGTCAGCCGCAAGTTCGAGTTCCAGGCCGATGCCTTCGCTAAGCAGCTTGGCTACCCCGAGGAGCTTGCCCGctctctcctcaagctccagaTCCAGAACCTTAGCACCATGGACGCCGATTGGGTGTACGCCAGCTACCACTTCTCTCACCCCCATCTGTCTGAGCGCCTCAAGGCCCTCGGCTGGAAGGGCTCTGAGGGTGTAACCGAGGGTGTCACTGATAAGTCCATTGATAACGAGAAGGAGGGTGTTGTCAAGGCCAGTGGACGTGATGAGCTGTAG
- a CDS encoding related to metalloprotease 1 — protein sequence MSPEPSKSHFRKIQSFKTDYAPCTITQYVSDRSGMQVVVADRKGPKLNGYFTLATEIFDDSGAPHTLEHLIFMGSKSYQYKGLLDKLSSRAYSHTNAWTATDHTAYTLETAGWDGFAQVLPVYLEHVILPTITDESIVTEVWHIDGEGNDAGVVYSEMQAVQFRSSELMDIKARRLLYPENVGFRYETGGMTDALRVLAPERIRQFHRDMYQPRNLCLVLVGEVNQDELIQILEDFEESIKDEIPSLDTPFKRPWIDSAQPPKLNETQIVTVEFPEEDESVGEVLVGFFGPNCNDLIQSSALNVLLTYLCGSSVSILENVMVEKEELASSVSYWTDPRPDMVIWLQPTGVATEKLEFVEKRLFELLKEVASKPIDMDYMRECIRREKRQVKYHAETSESFYATNIITDYLFGKRDGSTLKDLKDLEEYDVLEKWTDQQWRDFLSKWMADAPHISILGKPSHELATKMKKDEEARIAKRKEDLGAEGLEKLAKRLEDAKKKNDEPIPASVVDRWSVPSTDSIHFIESDTARSGHARAVGLGSGSAQKLIDGTTQGKLPLFIQFEDVPTNFVHITIHIGTSQVPNELKPLMPIFSDNFFNTHIMRDGKQVGFEQVVMELERDTISYSLHSARYISDPDGIMIQFQVEPEKYAAAVEWIRTMMFDSIFDPQRLKASVTKALADIPESKRDGKSMASEVNAAIHMEKSSLAVAKRVLVRAVYLKRLKKLLEKEPEKVVGWFNTVRDSLFTFRNLRFLVTANLETLPDPLTTWDTLSKSLTVAENMIEIPKPVSLLNDEGRNPGSVGAIIVPMTTLESSYSVSTAQGLASFDDPRLASIMVAIGYLEAAEGPLWNAVRGAGYAYGVYFSRDINSGIISYHVYRSPDAYKAIKASKEAITKIAKGEVEIDRHLLEGTISQIVVMFADEQSTMPSAAQQNFVQGVVRGLPKDWGKEVLRRVRAVTEDEIKTALLETVLPCFEPGKSNIVVTAAKIMQEGMETAFKGMGYKVQTHELSYFHDDYGLKPEEGEEEESSEEDEGLEGSEGSYDSDESYDD from the exons ATGTCACCAGAACCTTCAAAGTCGCATTTCCGCAAGATACAGAGCTTCAAAACGGACTATGCGCCTTGCACAATCACTCAATATGTGTCAGACCGGAGTGGAATGCAGGTTGTTGTCGCTGACCGCAAGGGTCCTAAGCTCAATGGCTACTTCACCTTAGCCACTGAGATCTTTGACGACTCTGGCGCTCCTCACActcttgagcatctcatcttTATGGGTTCCAAGAGCTACCAGTACAAgggtcttcttgacaagctctcTTCCCGAGCATACTCTCACACAAATGCCTGGACTGCTACCGACCACACGGCTTACACACTTGAAACCGCCGGTTGGGATGGTTTCGCCCAAGTTCTCCCTGTGTACCTTGAGCATGTCATCTTGCCTACCATTACGGATGAGAGTATTGTGACCGAGGTCTGGCACATCGACGGCGAAGGCAAcgatgctggtgttgtctATTCTGAAATGCAAGCTGTGCAATTCCGCAGCTCTGAGCTCATGGATATCAAGGCCCGTCGTCTCCTCTATCCTGAAAACGTTGGTTTCCGTTATGAGACTGGTGGCATGACTGATGCGCTTCGAGTTCTTGCCCCTGAACGTATCCGTCAGTTCCATCGGGACATGTACCAGCCCCGAAACCTTTGCTTGGTTCTTGTGGGTGAGGTCAACCAAGATGAGCTTATCCAGATCCTCGAAGACTTTGAAGAGTCTATCAAGGATGAAATTCCTTCTCTTGATACCCCTTTCAAGAG GCCTTGGATTGACTCCGCTCAACCTCCAAAGCTTAACGAGACACAGATTGTGACCGTTGAGTTcccagaggaagacgagTCCGTTGGAGAGGTCCTCGTTGGTTTCTTTGGACCTAACTGCAACGACCTCATCCAATCATCTGCCCTCAATGTGCTTCTCACATACCTGTGTGGCTCTTCTGTCTCCATTCTTGAGAACGTCATGGTTGAAAAGGAGGAGCTCGCCAGTTCGGTCTCGTACTGGACTGACCCTCGACCTGACATGGTCATTTGGCTGCAGCCCACAGGTGTTGCTACTGAGAAGCTTGAATTCGTCGAGAAGCGACTGTTTGAGCTTCTGAAGGAAGTTGCCTCGAAGCCTATCGACATGGATTACATGAGAGAGTGCATCCGTCGTGAGAAGCGTCAAGTCAAGTACCATGCTGAAACATCCGAGTCTTTCTACGCCACAAATATCATCACCGACTACCTCTTTGGTAAGCGAGATGGCTCGACCCTCAAGGATCTGAAGGATTTGGAAGAGTACGATGTTTTGGAGAAGTGGACAGACCAGCAGTGGCGAGACTTCCTCAGCAAATGGATGGCTGATGCTCCTCACATCTCAATCCTCGGCAAGCCTTCCCATGAACTGGCcaccaagatgaagaaggacgaAGAAGCTCGGATTGCCAAGCGCAAGGAGGATTTGGGTGCTGAAGGtttggagaagcttgccaagcGTCTCGAAGAtgctaagaagaagaatgatgaGCCCATTCCCGCCTCTGTCGTCGATCGCTGGAGTGTTCCTAGCACGGATTCTATCCACTTCATTGAGTCCGATACTGCTCGTTCAGGACATGCTCGCGCGGTCGGTCTGGGTAGTGGTTCGGCACAGAAACTCATTGATGGTACAACTCAAGGCAAGCTTCCTCTTTTCATCCAATTTGAGGATGTTCCCACCAACTTTGTTCACATCACCATCCACATCGGCACTTCTCAAGTTCCCAATGAGCTCAAGCCCCTGATGCCAATCTTTAGCGACAACTTTTTCAACACACACATCATGCGTGATGGAAAGCAAGTCGGCTTTGAGCAGGTTGTCATGGAACTCGAACGAGACACTATCAGCTACTCACTCCACTCTGCTCGCTACATCAGCGACCCTGACGGTATAATGATCCAGTTCCAGGTTGAGCCTGAAAAGTATGCTGCAGCCGTTGAGTGGATTCGCACCATGATGTTTGACTCGATCTTTGATCCCCAGCGACTCAAAGCCAGCGTTACCAAGGCTTTGGCTGACATCCCTGAGTCAAAGCGTGATGGTAAATCTATGGCCAGTGAGGTCAACGCTGCTATTCACATGGAAAAGTCCTCACTAGCTGTTGCCAAGCGTGTGCTTGTTCGCGCAGTGTATCTGAAGaggctcaagaagcttctcgagaaggaACCTGAGAAGGTTGTTGGTTGGTTCAACACTGTTCGAGACTCGCTTTTCACTTTCCGGAACCTCCGTTTCCTTGTCACAGCCAATCTCGAAACTCTTCCCGACCCCTTGACTACTTGGGACACGCTCTCCAAGTCTCTGACTGTTGCTGAGAACATGATTGAGATCCCTAAGCCTGTGAGCCTGCTCAACGATGAAGGCCGTAACCCCGGATCAGTTGGCGCTATCATTGTGCCCATGACTACTCTGGAGAGCTCCTACTCAGTCTCAACAGCCCAAGGCCTGGCCTCCTTCGACGATCCTCGTCTCGCCTCCATCATGGTTGCCATTGGATATCTCGAAGCTGCTGAGGGTCCTCTCTGGAACGCTGTTCGTGGTGCCGGATACGCTTACGGTGTCTACTTCTCTCGGGATATTAACTCCGGTATCATCTCATACCATGTCTACCGCTCACCCGATGCTTACAAGGCTATCAAGGCCTCCAAGGaggccatcaccaagattgCCAAAGgtgaagttgagattgatcGTCACTTGCTCGAAGGCACCATCAGCCAGATCGTCGTTATGTTCGCCGACGAGCAATCCACCATGCCTAGCGCCGCCCAGCAGAACTTTGTCCAGGGTGTTGTCCGTGGTCTGCCTAAGGATTGGGGCAAGGAGGTTCTGCGACGCGTACGAGCCGTTAccgaggatgagatcaagactgCTCTTCTCGAGACTGTCCTACCGTGCTTTGAGCCTGGCAAGAGCAATATTGTTGTCACTGCCGCCAAGATCATGCAGGAG GGTATGGAGACAGCATTCAAGGGCATGGGCTATAAGGTCCAGACTCATGAGCTTAGCTACTTCCACGATGATTACGGCCTGAAGCCTGAGGAaggcgaagaggaagagtcatctgaagaagatgaagggtTGGAAGGCTCTGAAGGATCATACGATTCTGACGAGTCATATGATGATTAG